The nucleotide window CAAGATTAAATCAATTATTCATCATGAAATAAGCCGTGACAACGGCGACTTGTGATTCATCTTGATTGGTATTGGACGTTGTACCGTATGCTCTACGATTGTCTATAGACCAATCAGTTGATGCTGTCCCGGTATTGCTTGCAAGAGTACTTTCTCTAAACAATCCAAAACGGGCATCGACTTTACCGTCTACCTGCGAGTCTAAAAAGCGGGCTAAATCCGGGGTCAATGATTTAAGCACCATTACATTTCGTTTTCTCACAACATAACCCGATGTGGCACCAGGTAAGCTCCAGTTAACATTTTGAAAACAAACGGTTGTCTCTTGAGGGTTTCCATTGCTATCTAAATAGACAAACTTATCCTCATTTCCTTCTGAACGTCCTGCTGGCATTCGAATACCCGCTGCATCCATGAAGCCCTGTAAACTCGTGGTACAGA belongs to Thiomicrorhabdus immobilis and includes:
- a CDS encoding prepilin-type N-terminal cleavage/methylation domain-containing protein — its product is MKSFKNRNIASQVKQLGFTLVEMSVVLVVIGLIVGAVSIGSDLQRNAVYQQISSNFMQSWSQAYQNYFNKTGIVIGDSASAPTLKVDGANATPGEICTTSLQGFMDAAGIRMPAGRSEGNEDKFVYLDSNGNPQETTVCFQNVNWSLPGATSGYVVRKRNVMVLKSLTPDLARFLDSQVDGKVDARFGLFRESTLASNTGTASTDWSIDNRRAYGTTSNTNQDESQVAVVTAYFMMNN